The Xylanibacillus composti genome has a segment encoding these proteins:
- a CDS encoding mandelate racemase/muconate lactonizing enzyme family protein, whose amino-acid sequence MSKQETYESTLAHVNTHSNPSELKITDIRFADISGAPMHCSLIKVYTNQGLVGFGEVRDGADKVYAQMLKPRLLGENPCNIDKLFRRIKQFGGHARQGGGVSGIEIALWDLAGKAYGVPIYQMLGGKFRDKIRMYCDTDVDGKDTGKAMGEALKKRMEQGFTFLKMDLGISQIIDEPGTLSAPLGFLEEMKSTSKAYWEARKSGNVSKEELRYLRNRHYDVFNIAHPFTGIHVTEKGLDMLEQYVADVRSVIGYEVPLCIDHFGHIGVEDCIKLGRRIDKYNLAWMEDMIPWQLTDQYVRLTNSVSTPVCTGEDIYLKENFKPLLEAGGVSIIHPDVLTTGGILETKKIGDMAQEYGVAMAIHMAESPIACLAAVHAAAATENFLALEFHSVEVPWWDDIIKAPKLPKPLLQNGFIQVVDAPGLGIEELNDEVIAEHLHPQVPGLWESTDEWNDFVGNDRLWS is encoded by the coding sequence TTGTCTAAACAAGAAACCTACGAAAGCACACTCGCACATGTCAACACGCATTCCAATCCATCTGAGCTGAAAATCACGGATATTCGTTTTGCGGATATTTCCGGCGCTCCTATGCACTGCAGCTTGATCAAAGTCTACACGAACCAAGGCCTAGTTGGCTTCGGTGAAGTGCGCGACGGCGCCGACAAAGTATATGCTCAAATGCTGAAGCCTCGCTTGCTTGGCGAAAACCCTTGCAACATCGACAAGCTGTTCCGCCGCATCAAGCAATTCGGTGGACATGCCCGTCAAGGCGGCGGCGTTAGCGGTATCGAAATCGCCCTGTGGGATCTCGCCGGAAAAGCATATGGCGTGCCGATCTATCAAATGCTCGGCGGCAAATTCCGCGATAAGATCCGCATGTACTGTGATACAGACGTTGACGGCAAGGATACAGGCAAAGCTATGGGCGAAGCGCTCAAGAAGCGTATGGAGCAAGGCTTTACCTTCTTGAAGATGGACCTGGGCATCAGCCAAATCATCGACGAGCCAGGTACACTGAGCGCACCGCTTGGCTTCCTGGAAGAGATGAAAAGCACTTCCAAGGCATATTGGGAAGCTCGCAAGAGCGGCAACGTATCCAAGGAAGAGCTGCGCTACCTGCGCAACCGTCATTACGATGTGTTCAATATTGCCCATCCATTCACTGGTATCCATGTAACGGAAAAAGGATTGGATATGCTCGAGCAGTACGTGGCAGACGTTCGTTCCGTCATCGGTTACGAAGTGCCGCTCTGTATCGACCACTTCGGTCATATCGGGGTTGAGGACTGCATCAAGCTCGGACGCCGCATCGACAAGTACAACCTGGCATGGATGGAAGACATGATTCCTTGGCAGCTGACTGATCAGTATGTCCGCCTGACCAACTCCGTCTCTACGCCGGTATGTACAGGCGAAGACATTTACTTGAAAGAAAACTTCAAGCCGCTTCTGGAAGCTGGCGGCGTATCGATCATTCATCCGGACGTCCTGACTACAGGCGGTATTCTGGAAACGAAGAAAATCGGCGACATGGCTCAGGAATATGGCGTAGCTATGGCCATCCATATGGCGGAAAGCCCGATCGCTTGTCTCGCTGCCGTTCACGCTGCAGCCGCTACGGAGAACTTCCTGGCGCTTGAGTTCCACTCTGTCGAAGTTCCTTGGTGGGATGACATCATCAAGGCTCCGAAGCTGCCGAAGCCGCTTCTGCAAAATGGCTTCATTCAAGTCGTCGACGCGCCAGGACTGGGCATCGAGGAATTGAACGACGAAGTTATCGCCGAGCATCTGCATCCGCAAGTTCCGGGTCTGTGGGAGTCTACAGACGAGTGGAACGACTTTGTCGGCAACGACCGTCTGTGGAGCTAA